From Amia ocellicauda isolate fAmiCal2 chromosome 12, fAmiCal2.hap1, whole genome shotgun sequence, a single genomic window includes:
- the LOC136764142 gene encoding fish-egg lectin-like, with product MRACVIAVLVQLLLSGNQALQCREVAGQLRQIDVSVGQVFGTNTADAIFTLYGGTWTQLPGALKHVTVGPSGVWGVNSANAIFKLVDANWVQVPGQLKQIDAGGVQFVAGVNTADNIFCLGQEATVGYKGPGSPTPWQGLPGALKYYSCGPLGCWGVNAAEDIFVRKGVSPQQCQGTGDWQQVDGKLSMIEVGSEGSVYGVNAAGDVYRRDGITSSNPAGTSWTQLRECGKSKHVSFDLGHLWVITQDNQIQDCS from the exons ATGAGAGCCTGTGTGATTGCAGTGCTGGTGCAGCTCCTGCTGTCTGGCAATCAGG CCTTGCAGTGCAGGGAGGTTGCAGGGCAACTGCGGCAGATTGATGTCAGCGTGGGGCAGGTGTTTGGCACCAATACTGCCGATGCCATCTTCACCCTGTACGGGGGGACCTGGACTCAGCTGCCTGGGGCACTCAAGCATGTCACGGTCGGGCCCTCGGGCGTCTGGGGCGTTAATAGTGCCAATGCCATCTTTAAGCTGGTGGATGCCAACTGGGTACAGGTGCCAg gtCAGCTGAAGCAGATTGATGCTGGTGGTGTCCAGTTCGTGGCCGGGGTCAACACTGCAGACAACATCTTCTGCCTTGGCCAAGAGGCCACAGTGGGGTACAAGGGCCCCGGCTCCCCCACCCCCTGGCAAGGCCTCCCGGGGGCTCTCAAATACTACAGCTGTGGGCCCCTGGGCTGCTGGGGGGTGAACGCCGCCGAAGACATCTTCGTGAGGAAGGGTGTGTCTCCACAGCAGTGCCAGGGGACAGGGGATTGGCAGCAGGTGGACGGGAAACTGTCCATGATAGAGGTGGGCAGTGAGGGCAGTGTATACGGGGTCAATGCTGCCGGGGACGTTTACCGCAG GGATGGTATCACCAGCAGTAACCCTGCAGGCACTAGCTGGACGCAGCTGAGGGAGTGCGGGAAGAGCAAGCATGTGTCTTTTGATCTGGGTCATCTGTGGGTCATCACCCAAGACAACCAGATCCAGGACTGCAGCTGA
- the LOC136764062 gene encoding verrucotoxin subunit beta-like, whose product MESIGSNTLELAALGRPFQLGMLYDCRNDSLIPGMTLWDREALQNDIDERSQRNTEFEIIASDSIEDKPSALNVEASLKASFLGGLVEVKGSTKYLKDTKNSKNQARVTLKYRTTTNFMQLTMNHLGRGNVKYPYVFEQGTATHVVTAVLYGAQAFFVFDHDVSKIEDFQNIEGNLQVMIKKIPLIAIEGEGSLQMTDAEKASVEQFSCRFYGDFALENNPVSFQDAIKVYAMLPKLLGEQLEHAVPMRVWLYPLKKLDSAAAQIVRQISIGLVNRVQNVLENFVEIDVRCSDLMKDSICSQFLDMTKKIKTFKEMCLEYKLVFLKSLSGLLPSIRGGGKEESLLADIMRDKEQSPFNNHSLVDWLDDKQREINVLRMYISMMKDTKIVDSKSEFDRVVLDPKAKYVVCFTFTSLQLEESYLSELSNHLKDLPTCQGKSPTYRKSEEDKQWYFSESVSENMRKKSSCL is encoded by the exons ATGGAATCCATTGGCAGTAACACTCTGGAGCTTGCAGCTCTTGGCCGACCTTTCCAACTTGGGATGCTTTATGACTGTCGCAATGATTCCCTTATTCCAG GTATGACATTATGGGATCGTGAAGCCCTCCAAAATGACATTGATGAACGATCTCAGCGTAACACAGAGTTTGAGATCATTGCCTCGGATTCCATTGAAGATAAACCATCTGCATTAAACGTAGAAGCCTCCCTGAAAGCAAGTTTCTTGGGGGGATTGGTGGAAGTGAAAGGGTCCACAAAATACCTTAAAGACACAAAGAATTCTAAAAACCAGGCTCGTGTCACCTTGAAATACAGAACAACAACCAATTTTATGCAGTTGACTATGAATCACCTTGGGCGAGGGAATGTAAAATATCCATATGTATTTGAACAGGGCACAGCCACTCATGTAGTAACAGCAGTGCTTTATGGTGCACAGGCtttctttgtgtttgatcaTGATGTATCGAAAATTGAAGACTTTCAAAATATTGAAGGCAACCTGCaagtaatgattaaaaaaatacctcTGATTGCTATTGAGGGTGAGGGTTCACTCCAAATGACAGATGCAGAAAAAGCAAGTGTTGAGCAGTTTAGTTGTAGATTTTATGGTGATTTTGCTCTTGAAAACAATCCTGTATCTTTTCAGGATGCTATTAAAGTTTATGCAATGCTCCCAAAACTTCTTGGTGAACAGTTGGAGCATGCAGTGCCAATGCGGGTTTGGTTATACCCCTTGAAAAAATTAGATTCTGCTGCTGCCCAGATAGTTCGTCAAATAAGCATTGGCTTAGTCAACAGAGTACAGAACGTGCTAGAAAACTTTGTTGAGATAGATGTTCGATGCAGTGACTTGATGAAAGACAGCATCTGCAGTCAATTTTTGGACATGACcaaaaagataaaaacattcaagGAAATGTGCCTTGAGTACAAACTGGTTTTTCTGAAGTCTTTGTCAGGATTACTGCCATCTATTCGGGGAGGTGGAAAAGAGGAAAGTTTACTTGCAGATATAATGAGAGATAAGGAACAGTCTCCATTTAATAATCACTCCCTGGTGGATTGGCTGGATGACAAGCAAAGGGAAATCAATGTCCTCAGAATGTACATTAGTATGATGAAAGATACCAAGAttgtggattcaaagagtgagtTTGACAGAGTAGTCTTGGACCCTAAAGCCAagtatgttgtgtgttttaCTTTCACTTCTCTGCAACTTGAAGAATCCTATCTTTCAGAGTTATCAAATCATTTGAAGGATCTTCCCACCTGTCAGGGCAAATCACCAACATACAGAAAATCAGAGGAAGACAAACAGTGGTATTTCTCAGAATCTGTGTCTGAAAACATGAGAAAAAAGTCAAGTTGTTTATAG